A portion of the Candidatus Omnitrophota bacterium genome contains these proteins:
- a CDS encoding competence/damage-inducible protein A, with the protein MKAEIISIGTELLLGQSIDTNSAYISRELARIGIDVYYHTTVGDNNTRLYETIKTAMKRSDIVITTGGLGPTIDDVTLDAAARISDRSLILNANILCLIKKHFSARHIKMPKINIRQAYIPKGAVWLKNNSGTAPGLIIKKYKKTLICLPGPDSEMIPMLEKKVLMFLKKISPFRGVILTRTIKTTGLSESQVHQKVKGFLKLSGHTTMGIYVKPGQVELKITSKAENAIIANKHIDAIEQKLRKRLGNLICGIDHQGLEETVLRLLKSRTIAVAESCTGGLISDRITNVPGASKNLILSVVAYSNESKINLLRVSAVILNRYGAVSAQTARAMAKNIRIISGADIGLSVTGIAGPGGGKGAKPVGLVYTAISDKEKTYSKRHFFIGSRKHIKFRYSQAALDMARTHIIQCADS; encoded by the coding sequence ATGAAAGCGGAAATAATAAGCATAGGCACGGAGTTACTGCTTGGCCAGTCTATAGATACCAATTCGGCGTATATTTCAAGGGAATTGGCCCGCATAGGCATAGACGTATATTACCACACTACGGTAGGTGATAATAATACCAGGCTCTATGAAACAATAAAAACCGCGATGAAAAGATCAGACATAGTCATAACTACAGGCGGATTGGGGCCTACCATTGATGACGTAACTCTTGACGCGGCGGCCAGAATATCGGACAGGAGTCTTATTCTCAACGCAAATATACTTTGCCTTATAAAAAAACATTTCTCCGCAAGGCATATAAAAATGCCGAAAATCAATATCCGCCAGGCCTATATACCCAAAGGCGCTGTATGGCTTAAAAATAATTCCGGCACCGCGCCGGGATTGATAATCAAAAAATATAAAAAAACCCTGATCTGTCTTCCCGGGCCTGATTCTGAAATGATACCCATGTTAGAAAAAAAAGTCCTGATGTTTTTAAAAAAAATCTCGCCTTTTCGCGGCGTTATATTAACAAGGACAATAAAAACAACAGGCTTAAGCGAGTCTCAAGTGCACCAAAAAGTCAAAGGTTTTTTAAAACTATCAGGCCATACCACTATGGGTATATACGTCAAACCCGGACAGGTTGAGCTCAAGATAACCTCAAAGGCGGAAAACGCCATTATTGCAAATAAGCATATTGACGCGATAGAACAAAAACTGCGTAAAAGGCTGGGTAATTTGATATGCGGCATTGATCATCAAGGCCTTGAAGAAACAGTATTACGCCTGCTCAAATCAAGGACTATAGCGGTAGCCGAATCGTGCACCGGCGGACTCATAAGCGACAGGATAACCAATGTCCCCGGAGCGTCCAAAAACCTTATCCTCTCTGTTGTCGCTTATTCAAACGAATCAAAGATTAATTTGCTTAGAGTCTCCGCTGTTATATTAAACCGCTACGGGGCCGTAAGCGCCCAAACAGCCAGGGCTATGGCAAAAAACATAAGAATCATTTCAGGCGCGGACATAGGCCTTTCCGTAACCGGTATAGCCGGGCCGGGCGGCGGAAAAGGCGCCAAGCCGGTAGGCCTTGTGTATACGGCCATTTCCGATAAAGAAAAAACGTATTCAAAAAGGCACTTTTTCATCGGCTCAAGAAAACACATCAAATTCCGTTACAGCCAGGCGGCTCTTGACATGGCGAGGACTCATATCATTCAATGCGCGGATTCATAG
- the thpR gene encoding RNA 2',3'-cyclic phosphodiesterase, with product MKASLSSLQCRLMRYDADIKWVKPCHMHISIKFLGNINDYTVNRLKNAVLKITESCPVIKINISGVGILSDSLQPRVIRAGVDNPPKELANLYRHISCACENEGLPVDKRPFLPHISLGRIRKHGISPELAKAIENESGFTAEEKITVKKIGLFSSLLTQAGPQYLLLEEFRLAGAGKPARPII from the coding sequence ATAAAAGCGTCATTATCGTCCCTGCAGTGCAGGCTTATGCGCTATGACGCAGACATAAAATGGGTCAAGCCCTGCCATATGCATATCAGCATAAAATTTTTAGGCAATATAAACGATTATACCGTCAACCGCCTAAAAAACGCTGTTTTAAAAATTACAGAATCCTGCCCTGTTATTAAAATTAACATATCGGGCGTTGGAATTCTTTCCGATTCACTTCAACCGCGCGTAATCCGGGCTGGCGTAGATAATCCCCCAAAAGAATTGGCGAACCTATACCGGCACATAAGCTGTGCCTGTGAAAATGAAGGCCTTCCCGTAGACAAGAGGCCTTTTTTACCTCATATAAGCCTTGGCAGGATAAGAAAGCACGGGATAAGCCCGGAGTTGGCCAAAGCAATAGAGAATGAATCGGGTTTTACAGCGGAAGAAAAAATAACCGTAAAAAAAATAGGCCTTTTTTCAAGCCTGCTTACGCAGGCCGGGCCCCAATACTTACTGCTGGAAGAATTCCGGCTTGCTGGAGCCGGTAAACCAGCAAGACCAATAATATAG
- a CDS encoding phosphatidylglycerophosphatase A — protein MNFIIKLIASFFFTGYFPAASGTAASLLSVIIYYYLRMSPFVYLPFVFFLFLSGFAFSGRAQVLFQKKDSEKIVIDEAASMSLVCMFTKGDYLLLACGFLFFRFFDIIKPPPIKRIEKISGPKAVMLDDIAAALYAILLVLLVYRLQQAGILPAVSIGARPA, from the coding sequence TTGAATTTTATCATAAAACTTATCGCGAGCTTTTTTTTCACAGGTTATTTTCCAGCGGCAAGCGGGACAGCGGCCAGTTTGCTATCGGTCATAATTTATTATTATTTGCGTATGAGCCCGTTTGTGTACCTGCCGTTCGTATTTTTTTTATTTTTGTCGGGTTTTGCCTTTTCAGGCAGGGCGCAGGTATTGTTTCAGAAAAAGGATTCAGAAAAGATAGTCATAGATGAGGCGGCATCAATGTCATTGGTGTGCATGTTCACGAAGGGGGATTACCTGCTCCTGGCATGCGGTTTTTTATTTTTCAGGTTTTTTGACATAATAAAACCGCCCCCCATAAAAAGAATAGAAAAAATATCAGGCCCAAAGGCTGTTATGCTTGACGATATCGCGGCCGCTTTATACGCTATATTATTGGTCTTGCTGGTTTACCGGCTCCAGCAAGCCGGAATTCTTCCAGCAGTAAGTATTGGGGCCCGGCCTGCGTAA
- the pgsA gene encoding CDP-diacylglycerol--glycerol-3-phosphate 3-phosphatidyltransferase: protein MNLPNKLTLSRIGLTFVFMFFLFTKWHYGKAMAIAVFALASFTDYLDGMIAKRRGLVSDFGKFMDPIADKVLILAAFLAFVEMGIVPAWMVLIIIFREFIILGLRILGIIKGSIVSASRAGKHKTVSQIVAVFFILVYLLIKEHAIKIGFWTQKAESVSCFLIFFLMLVAVTLTLISGASYISKNRRLFR, encoded by the coding sequence ATGAATTTACCGAATAAGCTGACATTGTCACGCATAGGGCTTACATTTGTGTTCATGTTTTTTTTATTTACCAAATGGCATTATGGAAAGGCCATGGCAATAGCGGTCTTTGCCCTGGCTTCTTTTACCGACTACCTTGACGGAATGATCGCCAAGAGAAGGGGCCTGGTATCTGATTTCGGCAAGTTTATGGACCCCATTGCGGACAAGGTATTGATACTGGCGGCATTTTTAGCTTTTGTAGAGATGGGGATCGTGCCGGCATGGATGGTCCTTATCATTATATTTCGTGAATTTATTATATTGGGGCTAAGGATACTGGGTATCATCAAAGGCAGTATCGTGTCTGCTTCGCGCGCCGGAAAGCATAAAACGGTCTCGCAGATAGTGGCCGTATTTTTTATTCTCGTTTATTTATTGATAAAAGAGCACGCCATAAAAATCGGTTTCTGGACGCAAAAGGCCGAAAGCGTGTCATGCTTTTTGATTTTTTTCCTTATGCTTGTTGCCGTTACTTTGACGCTTATATCGGGCGCTTCGTATATCTCTAAAAACAGGAGATTGTTTCGTTGA